Proteins from a single region of Punica granatum isolate Tunisia-2019 chromosome 8, ASM765513v2, whole genome shotgun sequence:
- the LOC116187615 gene encoding transmembrane protein 87B-like: protein MPDKNCKSTFPDPIRCKDSIFISPLTALLLALLLFGSSGRVRGSIHQYQNETFAHRSNSFFFHGGSEGLFASKVHHSDATANLTSDDNPINGKSFIRFESITFRRTKESAANKNEMQQRTGLVEAIIVDVRDRQKIGGAYMNSNVICCNSNLSKEGTCKLGEVIIQDNPDEPNGPKRIQTFFEGQNNEAKMDLRTVEINRTGMYYLYFMFCDPELKGLLVSGTTVWRNPEGYLPGKMAPLMTFFGFMSLFYLVLGLFWFIKFVKHLKDVIQLHFHITAVIALGMCEMALWYYEFANFNSTGTRPIGITIWSVTFTAVKKTVSRLLILAVSMGYGVVRPTLGSMTLRILLLGAIYFVASEALELFEHLGNVNDFSGKARLFLVLPVALLDTCFILWIFSSLSKTLEKLQIRRSMAKLELYRKFTNCLAVSVLISIAWIGYELYYNANDPLGELWRSAWTIPAFWVLLAYLLLVVVCILWAPSSNPTRYAYETGDDLEEESVLVTSSGIKMGTDLNTKLERKERKPSIVPEHHVFGLGEGMVEDKRA, encoded by the exons ATGCCCGACAAGAACTGCAAATCTACCTTCCCTGATCCGATACGTTGCAAAGACTCCATCtttatctcgccattgacggcGCTGCTCCTCGCATTGCTGCTGTTCGGGAGCTCCGGCCGAGTTCGCGGCTCGATCCACCAGTACCAGAACGAGACCTTCGCTCACCGCTCcaattccttcttcttccatgGCGGCAGCGAGGGCCTCTTCGCCTCCAAGGTCCATCATTCCGATGCAACTGCTAATCTCACCTCCGACGACAACCCCATCAACGGGAAATCCTTCATCAG GTTTGAGTCTATCACCTTCCGAAGAACCAAAGAATCAGCTGCAAATAAGAATGAGATGCAGCAAAGAACTGGGTTAGTCGAGGCCATAATAGTCGATGTTCGAGACCGGCAAAAGATTGGAGGTGCTTATATGAACTCAAATGTGATATGCTGCAATTCTAATCTTTCCAAAGAAGGAACCTGCAAGTTGGGTGAGGTGATCATTCAGGATAACCCAGATGAGCCCAATGGGCCAAAACGGATCCAAACATTCTTCGAAGGACAGAACAATGAGGCCAAAATGGATCTTCGCACAGTGGAGATCAACAGGACAGGAATGTACTATCTTTACTTCATGTTCTGTGATCCCGAGCTTAAGGGCCTTTTGGTCAGTGGAACTACTGTATGGAGAAACCCAGAAGGCTATTTGCCAGGGAAGATGGCCCCACTGATGACCTTCTTTGGCTTCATGTCTTTATTTTACTTAGTACTCGGCCTATTCTGGTTTATTAAGTTCGTGAAGCACTTGAAGGATGTGATACAACTTCACTTCCACATTACTGCTGTGATCGCCCTAGGAATGTGTGAGATGGCCCTCTGGTATTACGAGTTTGCAAATTTCAATTCCACTGGGACCCGCCCTATTGGGATCACCATTTGGTCGGTGACCTTCACTGCTGTCAAAAAGACTGTTTCTCGTCTCCTCATCTTAGCGGTTTCAATGGGATATGGTGTTGTGAGGCCGACCCTTGGCAGTATGACCCTAAGAATTCTTCTTCTTGGGGCTATATACTTTGTAGCTTCGGAAGCTCTTGAGCTTTTCGAACATCTGGGTAATGTGAACGACTTCTCAGGAAAAGCGAGGCTGTTCCTTGTGTTACCAGTTGCTCTCTTGGACACCTGCTTTATTCTTTGGATCTTTTCCTCGCTATCTAAAACTCTGGAGAAGCTTCAG ATACGGAGAAGTATGGCGAAGTTGGAACTCTATCGGAAGTTTACCAATTGCCTTGCAGTTTCTGTACTTATCTCCATTGCATGGATTGGTTATGAG TTGTACTATAATGCGAATGATCCCTTGGGTGAACTATGGAGAAGCGCTTGGACTATCCCAGCGTTTTGGGTTTTGCTCGCGTATTTACTATTGGTGGTTGTATGCATTCTTTGGGCTCCTTCATCCAACCCGACTCG ATACGCGTATGAGACAGGAGATGATCTAGAAGAGGAGAGCGTCTTGGTCACGAGCAGCGGAATCAAGATGGGAACCGACTTGAACACAAAGCTagaaaggaaggaaagaaaGCCTTCAATTGTGCCAGAGCATCATGTGTTTGGGCTTGGAGAAGGCATGGTGGAGGACAAGAGAGCATGA